GCTTGAAGGTATGGAGGTTATCTTCATCCATTGCAAGGCCTTCGAATTTGAGGCAACTATTTGGATTAGGTACTTCCTCTGGCCTAGTCCGCTGCTTAGACAATGGCGCCGCCGCCGCCAACGCCACCAACACAAGGTTGCCCTCTCGCAACCGCCGCGCTTCCACCTCCACATCCACTTCCACTAACACTTCGGACCGTGAAGCCGTCCGTGCGATCCGCCTGAAAAAAGTAGAGCAATTGCGGAGCAAAGGGACGGAGCCGTACGGTTATAAGTGGGATAGGAGTCACAGTGCTAAGGAGCTTCAAGAAATATACAAGGATCTAAACAATGGCGAAGAGTTGGATAGTGAGAGCCACCATGTTTCTATTGCAGGCCGAATTGTGGCTCGTAGAGCCTTTGGGAAGCTTGCTTTTCTCACTTTAAGAGATGATTCCGGCACTATTCaggtttttttttctctttttttccccctttttcaGTTATAATCTGTAGTGTTTCTGCTATAATTCATTAACATTGTTAGATTATTGTATTTCTATCAAATGATTGTAGCTATACTGTGAGAAAGAAAGGCTTTTGAATGATCAATTTGAGCAGTTAAAGACACTTGTTGATATTGGTGATATATTGGGTGCTTCTGGCTCTATCAAGCGGACTGAGAAAGGTGAGCTTACTTCATTTACAGTGAATTTACTCTCATTGTTGCTTCTATTTTAATCTCTATCAGTGTATTTTATTGTATGGTTTTTTCTGCTTCACTGTTCAGGGGAGCTTTCTGTTAAGGTAGTTTCTTTTTCAATCCTTACTAAATCACTACTTCCACTGCCGGACAAGTTTCATGGTTTAACCGACATTGATAAGCGATACCGTCAAAGGTGACTTGTTGTTAACTTCATCTTCTATTTTATGTTTATTGATATTCATGTTGAATCATCTTATAACGCACTCAGTCAAACTACTGAGATCCTCTATTTATTTTGCTGGATATTTGCCCCCCCCTTCACTTGTCTTTATTAAGCATAATTATCAGTAGTTTTTTTATACCATTGCGTTACTAATATCCTTAATTTAGCTATTAGTAATTGCATCAAGGAGGCTTTTTTAAATCATAACTCTTACTTAAGTGAATATAACCCATTGGGATTTGTTTGTTCTTTATATGTTTTATTCTTGGTGTTTGTTTTGATATTGATGGAATGTTTCACCCCTTTGACCATTATTTCCTCCTCCTCCCATGTTTAGGTATGTTGACATGATTGCAAATCCTGAAGTAGCTGACATATTCCGGAAACGAGCAAAGGTGATGTATTTCCACATTTGGAATGATATTGAAATTACCTTTTGTTTTTCTTGCTATCAGGTTGTTTTTGtgacattttaatcattttgttaTTGTGCCTCTACTGTATAGAGTCACTTTTACACTCTAATCACCATCTGGTTGCTCATTGAACCAAGGAAGAATTGCTTGTTCTTTTAGGGTATAGTGTATTCCATCTTCAATAAAACTACATATAAGTTGGTTTACATGGTTGGTCTCTCTCATTATATCAGTTTATATTCTTATGTAGAAGGAATTATTATGCTGTGCATTTTTCATTTTCCTTCAAATATTCTACCTTTCTTGCTTTAGGTAAACCATGCAGAATTTTGTCTTAGTCATGGTGAAAATCATATAGTCATTGGTTTTAGCAGAAATTTGTCAAAAAATTTAGTGGGTGGTAATATTTTGTTAATAGCCTGATTTGTTGAGCAATAAATGGTGGACCAGGTATTTATACCGAGACCCTTGCTTTTTGAATGTGCACTAACATTTCTCGAATTTTTGTAACAAATGAATAGTAAGTGTCATAGATGGATGTTGATCCAAACCTAAACCTTTTCTCCAATTTTCTACTGTAGCCTAGCTTTCTGATTTTACCATTTGTATAATTATTGTTATTGTCTGATTTTTTCTATTCTTGAGCAAGCTTGTTTCTTTAGTAAAATACTAATTCTTGTTTGGAGGAAAGCATTTACTTCCTGACTTTTTTTGTGACGATTCTTTTTCCTCATTAATAATGGTTATTGACTTGAAAAATATTTGAGCCATCTGGTTGTCTATTTAGAGCTGTATGAACTTGATTAAATGGTTTAAGTTATGGATTGCTTGACATGTATGTATGTTCATGTGTGTGTAGGTCTTGTTTTTCTGGTGCCTATGTGATTTGAGCTTTGACACATTGAAATTGTATTCTTAATAACCTTTCTTATAGTAGATCATGAGGGAGATACGAAAGACAGTAGAATCTCGAGGTTTTGTTGAAGTTGAAACTCCAGTTCTGCAGGTTTGTGAATAAAATTCATAGTTTTCCTAGGTGTTGGTGGTACATATTTTGCTGATTCTTGACTGAATCATCTTTCATCTGACTTCTTCAAGCTTTTTCTTGTTGAACACTACTAGGCAAAAGAAATGTGAGTTCTTCTAGGTGGAGATGTGAATTCACATAGCtctttatcttttaaaatttctatCTTTAATGTCAAAAGCCTACTTAGGAAAAGGTTAAATTCTTCTCTGTTCTTTAGAGCAATATGTAAAACTAATTTGCAGAAGTCTCCAAAGGAAAAAATTGACTGGTTTGTTTGGTTTTTGAAAAACGAAATAATTTACGTCTTCGTTTTCATAAAAAATAGTATTGGCAGTCTAAATTTGTGCGGTTGTTAACATATTAAATGTTTTCCTGGAATAAATTTGTATTTACTGCTTTGAGGAATGCATAGAGAAAACAAGAAAAACAGTAAACAGTCAAAGATTCTCTTCCATCTATGATCTACAAAAATTGGCAAATGCAAATCAAGAAGCACAAGGGCACTAAAATTAGCAGCCAGCATTAGATCAATGCCTTTCTTGTTATGGAACCATATTGCTGCAAGTATGATAGGTGGGACAATGAGAGGAAGTCAACTGATTGAGCTAAAAAGTTATGTTGAAGTTTAGGGTTATGGAGGAGCTGAGTTCTCCTTAGAGGCTTTGAAGATATTCTTTTTTCTATGTGATTAGTTTCCATGGAatcattttgcttcattttcatACAGGAAACATTTCAGAAGACACTCAAAAAAGTTGTCACTTAAGTTTTTGCATTTTTCTGAAAATTATATATTACTAATTTTTTTCGATACATAAAATCTATGATTATAGTACTTAATGCATTATATATTTACATCTACTTTGTTTAGTGGTGCCAAAGCAATACTGTTTTCGGGgaatttaactaattaatttgATCAACTAGGGAGCAGCTGGTGGGGCTGAAGCACGGCCATTTGTGACATACCATAACTCCCTTGGAAGGGATCTTTATCTAAGAATTGCAACTGAACTTCACTTGAAGAGAATGCTGGTGAGATCCTAAACATTTTAGTTACCATTTTCCATGCAAAATTTGGTGACTCCCCCCCCCCGGGGGCCTGATTcctcaataataataaaaaggctTTGCAGCTTAAGGTATTTAAATCTTAGGATGAAACTGAGGAGTTTGTGCTAATTTTTAGGAAAGGGAATAACTTCAAACTCTCTACATTCCAATACTTGATTGTTCAACACTAGGCATAGGATCATACAGAAGTggaaaaaaatgtaaatttttatctttttgtGGAATAAACCAGACCACTCTTTCAATTAAAACATTAACTTATAATAGATACACAAACAGATGTAGAAAAACGAACATGTAGACATATTGTGCCTTCACTGagttaaataatttttttgggcCTTGTGCCTTGGGGAATACAAGGGTTCTAATGCCTAGAGAGTGGCTTGCACCCTTGATAATACTGatttattcttttgtttttccCCCTTTCTTTTATCTTTCATCTTTAACGTCTGATTCTGATATTTGTTTGGCTTTTAAGTTTATACTGCCAACAATATTTTATCTTCTAATAACAGGTTGGGGGATTTGAAAAAGTATATGAGATTGGTCGGATATTCAGAAACGAAGGCATTTCTACTCGTCATAATCCTGAATTTACTACCATTGAGgtatttataaaaatatcaaacactGATGTGTCCTTGGCAGTGCAAATTTGCTTCAGATGATTTTAAgcattaaaatttgtatttttgaacCCTGATAATCATCATCTTTTTAAATGGTTTTAGATGTATGAAGCATATTCAGACTATCAGAGTATGATGGACATGGCCGAGGAAATTGTGACCCAATGTGCTCTTGAAGTTAATGGAAAGCTCACCATTGATTACCAGGTAGTGCATCTCATGGCtaataaaaatagttaatttCATTTCTGGAAGTTctaaatatcatttttttttcaaaaaaaatttatctGTCTGGAATAGATTGAAACTACTAATGTATGCCTTCTATACAGGGGACTGAGATACAGTTGCAGCGGCCATGGCGGAGGGAAACCATGCACAATCTTGTTAAAGAAGTCACTGGGGTTGATTTCACTGAATTGGAAGATGATCTTAAAGTTGCTAAAGATGTTGTTCTGAAGGCAGTTGGGCTTGGTCTCGATAGTAAGGACAAGTCTTCCATTGAAGCTTGCCCTTCACTTGGCCACCTCCTTAATGAGGTCAGTCTTCATTAATGTTCCATGAATTTTAGTTCCTTATAGAGTTAATTGCAAAATGCTGCAACAGAAAATTATTTGCACATTGGGAATGAAAGTATTCTTAGCGATTGAAAAACTGAATACATTTCACACAAGGAAATGCAATTCCTGTTTCACCCTAAGCTTGAAAAAAACAATAAAGTAATGCCCAAAGTTTCTTCAGCTTGCAACCTAAGTTTCACTGCTAGTTTCAACTTGCAATAAGCCTTTGGTTTATTTATTCGCCTTCaggtttttgaaatttttgttgaACCGAAGCTCCTGCAGCCTACATTTGTTTTGGACTATCCCATTGAAATATCTCCTCTTGCCAAACCTCACCGGAGGTATGGAAGTTTTACAAGGAACTGGTGCAATTTTATGTAGGGATTTGTGCATATTGTTGTCTTCACTTTCAGAATTACTTACTCTAAGTTCTCTGGAAAATAGGCATGCAGGTTTGACTGAGAGATTTGAACTCTTCATATGTGGTCGTGAACTGGCCAATGCATTCTCGGAGTTGACTGATCCTTTGGACCAGGTATGAATTACATTTTCTTTAATATGCTAGAGATGCTTATTCTTTGTATTCGGATATTTAAACCATCAGCATAAGTCATGGTAGTGGTTTTTAGTTGGTCTGGGGCAAGTAGTAATGATTTATTCTTTTCTACTTATAGTGTAAATTATGCAAGTGTGTCAATAACTTGAAATCAAATCTATAAAGATGGCCCCTTAAAATCGATGCAACTTTAAAATACTTTTATTGATTAGAAAAGTCTATTTGCGCTTATGAATCTTATTTACTAGATTGTTATTTCTATGTGAATAGCTTCCAACAAGTAACATAAATAGGCAATGAATGGATTGGAACAGGTGATTTGATTGGTGCATCGCGGGTTCATATATAGCACAGCCTGTACACTTCCCTTTCTTGAGACGCTTATTCGTTTAGTGGCTTTGAAGATAAAAAGCATGGTTGAAGAGTCTTACAAAGTCTCTTTTAGCATAATTTATGAGATATCATTGCTAATGTTCTTGTGAACAGTGACTTTCAATTTGGTTTTAACTTGAAATCTAAAATATCGTCATTTGTTTCCCACTGCGGCAGAGAGCTCGCCTGGAAGAGCAAGTAAGACAACATAACAAGAAGAGAGCAGAAGCTGTTTCAGTCACGGATGGCACAGGAGAGCAAAAGAATATAGATGAGGACTCCATGTATGAAGTGACTCTTGATGATGATTTTCTTACTGCTTTGGAATATGGAATGCCTCCAGCTTCAGGAATGGTAAACTCGTCTTCTTGTTTGCAGATATTGGCATTTTTTTTTCGTTGTTGAGTTTGTCAAAAATAATCAGTTCCACCTATTCAATTCACATGCTGGGTTGAGTTATGACTTCTACTTTTGGATTGGATTCATTTTGTTGCACACGCTCTTAAGTTTTCCATGTTGCTGGcatgcatttatatatattacaaaAGATGGTTGCACTGTGGTCCATCCGGTTGGTCAGGGTTCCCTCTGTAAATGGAGGGAAGGCTACAGAAATTGAGATTTTCTGCGGACCTTGCTTACAGGGGGTCTTATGCCTGGGTAGGGGTGAGCGAAAATCTGTTCAAATTGACTTAATCGCTGGCTCGGTTATGATGGTTAAAGTGGTCTTGTAGTGCATAGTTATCGGTTATGAATTTTTTTTACCAAACCAACTTACATAGCCCGCTTCTAATATTAAAATATgcatatataaatttttttatccaAAACCCCAAAGCCAGCCCAATTTGGTTTAACCTTTTTAACTGATCGGTGTTGAAATTAGTTTGGTTAGGTCAGTTAAGACCTAAGTTGATCAATTAAGTCAGTTTTTGTATCTTTTTTAACCGAACCAACTGGACTGCTCCTCCCTATGCAGGCCGCACGAGCTTTTTGGTTGCAATGTGGTCCATCcatttgtattatttatatgcTATTGCACTGTTGTTCTGAGTTTCAGAAGTGGGGGGATTCATATATAATTATCATGTGTTGCTGACAAAACCTAACTTCGAACATGGTTGTTTGTAGGGACTTGGAATCGACAGGTTGGTGATGCTCTTGACGGATTCCGCCAGCATCCGAGATGTCATTGCTTTTCCCGTTTTAAAGATTTCACAGTAACCGGTAGGATGCCGCTACTTGAACTATAACTAGAGTAATAACATCCCTtttcttatattatttttatttatagccCCTTATTTGAGTATTCAGTGTAGTGTTTATGGAATGATAATTTGATTTTGATTCGATTATACATAGGAACACTAAAAGCTAAAGACCATAAACATTTAAAATGAAAATCTTAATTAAGAACACAACAAAAGGTGTTATTATGCAATTTTAGCCTATAAAAGCTTCAACACATTAAAGAAATAACTcttgaaatttaaatataattgtttatgTATATAATAAGTAGGTGTCCGTATTGTGTTAAAGATATGCTTTTTCTTGATGTGTTAATCGTGTTATTTTTTGTCCAATTTAGTACATGTATTTGACAATAGTTACATATTTTGGTACTTAAATATTTGACAATAGGTTGTAAGATTAATTTGATGAAAAGTTAATTACTAATATTATTAGGTttgaatttttcatgattttgttaataaaataaatttagtgttaattgtgaatttgtttaattttatatttaaattactactattattagctaattatgaattttcgtcaaatcaactctaaaatttaaattgaacACTAAAAGGTTAACATTTTACCTACCAAAATGTATAAGTTTTGTAAAATAAAGATATCATATtgcattaaaaataaaataggcaCCATATTAGAAAAAAATATCAAGTTTAGGTACCTAATTATGTATTAAAcctattatatattaaattaaaatttatatgtaaTTTTAGTGTTTATTTTTTTCCTTCGCCATTGTGCCTGCCTCATGTGTACTTGGATTTTGGCCCGTATTAGTATTTAATTTTTGGTCCTATGGAAAACATTAATTTAATGATGAAAAAACAGATTTTTTTGGGGTTGATTTTTAGCTTTTTAACACGTGACGTTATTAAATTCTTAGGACTGGATTTTTTTGTCATTATGTTATAactgaaatattaaaaatatgtaaaaaaattCTGTACTTAATtgaataatcaataaaatttcttttaaataaataGGTAATGGCAAGAAATTTGATGGTTTCTGttttttttagtttaaattttgtAAATGGAAAAATAATGTTCATAGAGCATGTCTTTCGAAATAAGTTATGACTAAGATATTGTTCTATttgtaaatttagaatttagtttatGTATTTCTTTTAAGAGTTTAGTactattttttgatttttaaatttaggtttaattgttaatgttgtttaaattattttgttatatcCAGATTTATTATAATACTATTTTTTTAGTTTAACAGTGTTAGCAACTGTTTATTACAATAACTATtaagtaagtttttttttaaatatcacatcaacaaatttaatataaaaagggTTAA
Above is a genomic segment from Gossypium arboreum isolate Shixiya-1 chromosome 8, ASM2569848v2, whole genome shotgun sequence containing:
- the LOC108465545 gene encoding lysine--tRNA ligase, chloroplastic/mitochondrial: MEGLKVWRLSSSIARPSNLRQLFGLGTSSGLVRCLDNGAAAANATNTRLPSRNRRASTSTSTSTNTSDREAVRAIRLKKVEQLRSKGTEPYGYKWDRSHSAKELQEIYKDLNNGEELDSESHHVSIAGRIVARRAFGKLAFLTLRDDSGTIQLYCEKERLLNDQFEQLKTLVDIGDILGASGSIKRTEKGELSVKVVSFSILTKSLLPLPDKFHGLTDIDKRYRQRYVDMIANPEVADIFRKRAKIMREIRKTVESRGFVEVETPVLQGAAGGAEARPFVTYHNSLGRDLYLRIATELHLKRMLVGGFEKVYEIGRIFRNEGISTRHNPEFTTIEMYEAYSDYQSMMDMAEEIVTQCALEVNGKLTIDYQGTEIQLQRPWRRETMHNLVKEVTGVDFTELEDDLKVAKDVVLKAVGLGLDSKDKSSIEACPSLGHLLNEVFEIFVEPKLLQPTFVLDYPIEISPLAKPHRRHAGLTERFELFICGRELANAFSELTDPLDQRARLEEQVRQHNKKRAEAVSVTDGTGEQKNIDEDSMYEVTLDDDFLTALEYGMPPASGMGLGIDRLVMLLTDSASIRDVIAFPVLKISQ